The Lathyrus oleraceus cultivar Zhongwan6 chromosome 5, CAAS_Psat_ZW6_1.0, whole genome shotgun sequence genome includes the window cacttagcgtgacgtccgtgataggttgtgtgacgctcgtcacacagtctttTTGGCATGGTTTTTGCTAGCGTTCTTCATAATGATTttggtaatttatttttattatttattttgttttgcttcagattattttaTTCTGCTATTTATTTTTCcctgcatgctattctactttgtataatactgcataattatattataattttaataatttatgtaggcagcaacagtagagagcatttTTTTGATAGATATTGCATAATTCATGATAGAATAGGATAAttcaatagcttcataaaataatcataatgtaacattggaaggaaaaaacaaaaatgcgaaaaagaaacaaatacgaacataatttgaaataacattaataaataatctaacttaaaactaaataactaagaaaaacaacttctatccatctgcatgatctctggccagagtgtcgcaacctgaaaaatacagtgcgcgaaaaaaacaaccggcgaaagaaaaagacagaagagtcgccaccgtgcgttattcatcccaaaggagggaaaggaaacgctcgaagtaaacctgaaaaaggaaaggacaagacggggtctcgcaaccaaatcttgggttcgggagtcggttatgcgaagggaaggtattagcacccctacgcatccatagtactctacgggatccacttttgtggtttttgtctaaagggtatgggtttacctaatgtgtttatttactaaaaaggttaagagaaatgactcgcgcggatgtcgcatccactgcatacgtatctcatctgaatatgagaatcagagtcttcgtagctcggctgacctatgggttgggggatgtgtgctcgctaagacatcgcgtcttatgcctacgtatctcatctggaatgagaatcagagcaagccgtagttcggctaactacggggttatggagtgggttttggatgaacgacgttactacgcaatctaccggatgctcgacctttggagacttactcacctgtagtagaaggagtaaacgtgtgttatggagaagaaaaatcaatgaagggtttgtttgcattgtaggaacgcgcactacgccaaaaagattttttaacagcgcatcttagacagcgcttttaaaagaaagcgctgtctaaggttaaaataaaaataaaacacggaaaatgttctaaaaaaataatgaaagcgctgtctaagggggggtcttagacagcgcttttagaaagcgctgtctaagacccccccttagacagcgcttttagaaagcgcttttaaatatagaccttagtcagcgcttttgagaaagcgctgtttaaagtctttcaattaaaaaaaaaattaaaaccaaaagcgctgtctaaggtgggggtttagaaagcgcttttggaaagcgctatctaaggcatatcttagaaagcgctttccacaaaagcgctgtctaaggtctaattaaaattaaatttaagacttctattttcgttctcagttctttttgttttccctcctgcgatTAAACCCCTTCATCTCCTTCTTTCTTTCTCTATTCTCCTTCTAATATTAGGCCATATTATCACCTCCATATTATCTTCTCTTATTACCTCCACCGATGTTTATCTTTCCAATCAATCTACCACTACCATCGCCAAACCAACTGAGGAAAACCCTCTCGAAACCCTAGATACCACCTCACCAAACCCCTATCAGATTCAATCTCCAACGACAAAGATGCGAACAATAAGAAAACCAATGAAACACTTGTTGAAACCAAAATCGACGCTCCACTTTCCGATCTTTAAATTTAGATGTGTCGCGCAAAGCCGTATGGTATTTGCGTCCAGTTTTATGAGAAAGAGAAAAGTAATTCACGAGACGAAAGATATAATCTTGAGTTTAGGGTTTGTTTTGTTTCAGGATTGGTACTGAATTTAGGGTTTGTTTTGATCGCATATTTGGTACTACTTTTGTCTTACTTCTTCTGATGAAGTATGTAAGAATACTGATAGTTCTTGAGAAAAAGGAAGATCGTAAAGTGTAAGATATTAAAGGTGGTAAGGTATACTGTTACTTATACTAATATATTTTCTACATATGTTCATATTATGGCCATGTTTTGAAATGAAATATGATGCCATATCATTATAGTTTATGATAACAATATAACTATTTTTTGAACCATGTTTCTACATATGTTCATATTATGGGCATGTTCATTAATTATGATATCGACATATAGCTTTACAAGGAACGACACCTTTTTTTGTAGGAGTACTAATTGCTAATGCTTATGCCTTTTACAGTCTCTCTTTTTCAGAAGGATATGAAAAATTAGCCAGAGCAAGAAGAGAAGGCACACCCATGGACACTACAAATCCACCTTTGGCTGGTGCTGATGATTTTGATATGTTTGCTAATGATGATGAGTATGCAGCCACTGAACCATCTTCAGCTGAAAATACTGCACTTAGTGAACCACCATTAGATATGTAGATGTTTTTTGTTTTGAACGCAGAtaatatgtcactaacctcttaATGTTCTCCCTCCCTATTGTTATACTTCACATGTTCTGTCAACGCATAGCAAAATTGTATGCAACCAGCCAACACTTGGCATTTTTAACGTTGCTTATAAGCTACGAAGTTGAATAAACATCCTAGATCTAATACATGACTAAGTTGAAGAAACGTTGATTGAACATACAGTGGCGACGCTGGACTAAGATGTTAAACTCATTATACAACTTGTGAAGTTTTTTTCTCTTATAGAGCAAAAGATATGATGAATTACATTACAACCTTCAAGGAGGCCATAATCTGATATCTATAGAAGAACACATGTTGTTATCAGTGATATTAAAATTTTTTAGTAGAGAATACTTTTCTGTATCTATGAAATTAAGCTTATGTGttgattttctctttttttaGTAGGGAAACACTGGAGAAACGTCGGCTTGGCCTTTAACTGCATATTTCTTCTGTTTGGATCTGTTATCCAACTTATAGCTTGTGCAAGGTATCTATCCTtactttttattattatttgctaCATACACGAGACACGACACTAACACTGATACGTAGACATTGATAATAACTTACCTAAGACTTACACAATTTCAGCATTTGATAGACTTTTATTCTAAGGTCGGTGTTATGGAAATTAAATTACTTGTTGAAGCAAGTAAACAACACATCACATGCATCTATGTGATTCATTGGGTTTAAGTAATGAATATGAATATCATCTTAATGGATTAAGTAATGTTGTCTGTTTGTTTCAGCAATATATATTACATAAATGATAATCTGGACAAGAGGACTTGGACATACATATTCGGAGCATGTTGTGCAACCACTGTCTTTATTCCCTCATTTCACAACTACAGAATCTGGTCCTTTTTGGGTCTTGTTATGACCACTTACACTGCTTGGTATCTAACAATTGCTGCAATCCTTCACGGTCAGGtaattaattaattcatataTAATTATCAGAATCTTAATTATGTACGATATTTTAAGAGTAACATTAGCAATGTTAATTAACTAATGACAAGGTTTTGGATTatatgttgttgttattatttagATGGAAGGAGTTAAGCACTCGGGTCCAAATAAAATGGTGCTATATTTTACTGGGGCCACAAACATTCTCTACACATTTGGGGGCCATGCCGTTACTGTGTAAGACAATCTCAGACATTTATTTAGATTCGTGTCCTTTACGTTTTCACCCCTCAGAGTAGTACTATAGTTGGTAGAGGTTAATTGATTAGTTAGTAATTAACTAAGTCATTAATTAAGATAGTACTATTAGAACAATATCAAAATAACAATTTGGACTTAAAAGTCATTTTGATTGTGACTCCACCTTAACTTCTATAGACATAATCTGAACATGGATCTAATCACATTACATATGTACTTCATTTTAattctctcactttctttttgAATATAAATTGTAATTCTATTTCGCATATGATGGAAAAAACAGTGACAAAATATTTACTGAAAAATATAGTAACTTTTTAACCCCAAAATACCCTTGTTAGGCGTGGGAGGCAAAAAGTGTCTCTTTTCTAGAGAATCCATGAGTTTTCTTTTAGCATTTAGCTAGAAAGCCAAGGTTCTTTCTTTCAAATGGTTTTATCATGCTTTTATGCTTTTATGCCTTTTATCATGAGGAAGACCCTCATACCCTCGTAGATACATGCATCCACCTTTTCACACTAAATAGTGATATTTATTTTCATGAGAACCATTATTCATGGTAGCTATAGTCTTAGAAAATGAAGGAAATTAATTAATGCTAATAAATAGTATTGATTGGTACAGGGAAATCATGCACGCTATGTGGAAGCCACAAAAGTTCAAAGCCATATATTTAATGGCTACCCTTTATGTTCTGACACTGACCCTTCCATCAGCAGCAGCAGTTTATTGGGCATTTGGTGACATGCTTCTAAATCACTCTAATGctttgatgaattcaagtgtgcattttatacaaaggatcaagtggacgaaatcaaagaggagtggtgtcaattcatgataaagctcaatgtttgttcataaatttgtgtaattaatgtgtacatttgtagtatatgttatgacttgtaaatgtgtacataaatttgtatatattttgatacatttaaggcaaaattggtttgaattggtatatatatatatttgttagccaaaaattggtagaaaaaaggccaaaatggcatatataaaatgtgataattgtctgtcaaaatctggttgaaaacaggtagaaattctggtttataaacctggaaaaaatgtggtttaaaacaaaagcttcaaaaattttcgtataccttagacagcgcttttgtaaaaagcgctgtctaagggggggattagaaagcgctttaggcaaaagcgctgtctaaggggggggcttagacagcgctttttgaaaagcgctgtctaaggtatacctaaaaaaattaaaataggagggtcttagaaagcgcttttggccaaagcgctgtctaagggggtggggcttagacagcgcttttcaaaagcgctgtctaaggtatacctaaaaaatttaaaataagagggtcttataaagcgcttttggccaaagcgctgtctaagggggggggggcttagacagcgcttttaagatttaaaaaagcgctgtctaaacctttagcagcggaggtttagacaacgctttaaagcgctgtctaaggctaaaaaaagcgctgtctaaggtcttgtttgttgtagtggcgcatgcaaaagggtaatgaggataagacctcatagctcttaaccttggacaaaggaacctgcataaagtaaacacaaaaacattgcctcctatcgaggtcttccagctaggaaagcagtaaaatgcgggaaaaatgtaaaagtaccacacggataaagatccgaagtaacagcaattaaaggaacgataaaccctaagatccttccaagctaacatcatcaaagaaagtgggtcagtacagataatcggaatgaacctccagggggtatcccacaaataaagtgggaaaccacgcaagttatccctgcaaacgtcatgtgagccctcacaaaagaaactcaacaaacaggttagagaaacaaaatagggtaaccaagagttgcccctaaatcaaaatgtaaccacatgaataattccatcaaaattcacaaaaagctcacaaaaagcaaccaagggtaggaggcctaaacctcttgtcaaacacatgcatcaaaagggtatcaaattcaaccataatacctcatacatttagagcattcaaattaaaggcataaagatgatggatatagggtaaacctgattggagagcttgattgaaattgagttgcacccgtgaggtttacaaaacaatctttagggtttatgtgaggcagaaGTGATTCGGTGCAGTTCAGTTCCCTttagggtttggaggctgctctgaactctgttagttcttctctcactatctttttcctcagggttttgttacaaggaaacctcagagtattttgctcctcttcctttttctcaagtgaagccttggtatttatagactgaattccatggctttgtgggctcaaatgagagagacccaagtccaaaaaaaattgttatattttatttatttatttttaacttttttttttctaggaaaaatgaagggtaaattttggggtattacagctgcccctattcaatcaactggagacccggaaagaagatgacagctgctttcgtactttcgaggtatcaagggattgaatacaataaaagcccaaaaatttgcactgaagtgaagtgaagtaacaatgtctgtcagaatcggcaaagaggtggtcttgaaagaagaatccgtctggtacggtgagagtcagtctgtatatcgaaaaagaatgttaaactggataccaaaaataaatggtaacacagaaataaccatgacctgaatgccacaagttgcatcgacctgaacgtcggaaacttcttcgatctgaacatcggaaaactggcctgaatgccacaagttgcatcgacctgaacgtcggaaacttcttcgatctgaacatcggaaaat containing:
- the LOC127079632 gene encoding auxin transporter-like protein 5 — encoded protein: MDTTNPPLAGADDFDMFANDDEYAATEPSSAENTALRKHWRNVGLAFNCIFLLFGSVIQLIACASNIYYINDNLDKRTWTYIFGACCATTVFIPSFHNYRIWSFLGLVMTTYTAWYLTIAAILHGQMEGVKHSGPNKMVLYFTGATNILYTFGGHAVTVEIMHAMWKPQKFKAIYLMATLYVLTLTLPSAAAVYWAFGDMLLNHSNALMNSIESAMVDYLLLAHEMRFPPRN